In the Butyricicoccus intestinisimiae genome, GGTCATCGTGGTGCCCATGATTTGTTCCAGCTGATTTTGCAGCAGCGTGTACTCCTGCGACGGCTTGGGCGTCTGCAGCAGGTCATCTCCGGCGGAGATGATCTGGCAGCCGCTGAGAAGCACCGTGCACAGCAGCAGCGCAATTGCGTTTTTGAGTCGTTTCATCATTCTGTTTCCTTTATCTCGCGGGCGCCTGATTCCGCCCATCGTTCGTGTACTCACAAGTACTGTTATTGTAGCATATTTTCCGGTATTTGAACACACCTGCCCCGACAAATTTCCTCTTTCCGCCATACCCGCGGGCAGGTTTTTCTTGACAACACGGAGCGGCGTGTGCTACGATAAGTACGCTATGCGGATATGGCGGAATTGGCAGACGCACTAGATTTAGGTTCTAGCGGGTTTCCCGTGCAGGTTCAAGTCCTGTTATCCGCACCAAAACAGCAAATACTCCCTATGCCACCGGCACAGGGAGTATTTTTTTTCGCGTTTACAGCTCGCGCCCGCCCTCGATTTGCCCGCGGATGTTCTCCATCAACCGGTCGAGCATGGCGCTGATTTCCGCGCAGTTTTTGAGCTGGCGGGAAATCTCCTGATAGTCCTCGCTGTCCTCCAAGCCCTTTTTGTAGCGCAGCTTGTGCTCCAGACTCGCCCAAAAGTCCATCGCAATCGTGCGCAGCTGGACTTCCACGCGCATCCTTTTGGTTTCGTTGCGCAGGAAAATCGGCACCTCCACAATGAGGTGCAGGCTACGGTATCCGTTCGGCTTCGGGTTCTGGATGTAGTCCTTCCGCTCAATCAGCGTGATGTCATCCTGCCGCAGCAGCGCATCCGCGAGCAGGTAAATGTCCTCCGGAAACGAGCAGATGACGCGCACACCGGCGATGTCATTGAGGTTTTCCTCGATGGCGCTCAGCGTCATCGGCAAATCGCGCCGCTTGAGCTTTTCAAAGATGCTCTCCGGACTTTTCAGCCGCGTCTTGATGGACTCAATCGGGTTGTTTTCGCGGTTGAGCGACATTTGCACGTCGAGCACCCGGAACTTGGTCTCGACCTCCATCGCCGCACAGCGGTAATACGACATCATTTGCTTGAACGGGTCCAGAGACGGGTCCGCCCGCTTGGGCGCCGCCGCGATCAGCTGGGTGCCCCATTCCGATTTATTCTCAGCCATATCTATCCTTCCAATCCTGTGTTTTTTGTCACATGCTGTAGGTTTTTCAGTATAGTTAGTATACTATCCCCGCCCGCAGGCGTCAACGACCAGTGCATGACCAAACTGTAACGAGACTGTAAATGTTTTCCTTATCCCAGAATTCCGAGATGTTCGAGCAAAATCTTACATCCGAGGGCAATCAGCACGATGCCGCCGGCAAGCTCCGCGCGCGATTGATAACGCGTGCCGAACACATGCCCGATTTTGATGCCGACCGCGGACAGCACAAACGTCGTACATCCGATGACCGTCACGGCGGGCAAGATGGAAACCTGCAAAAAGGCAAACGTGATGCCGACCGCCAGCGCGTCGATGCTCGTCGCAACGGCGAGCGGGAGCATCGTCCAAAACGAGAACGAATCGTTGAGCTGCTCCGCCTCCCCGCGCGATTCCTTGATCATGTTCGCGCCGATGAGGGCGAGCAGCACAAAGGCAATCCAGTGGTCAATGCTCGTGATGTACTGCTGGAACCGGACGCCGAGCGCATAGCCGAGCAGCGGCATCAGAAACTGAAAGCCGCCGAAGTACACACCGGCGGTACAGGCGTGCGAAAATTTTAGCTGCCGCACGGACAGCCCCTTACAGACAGACACGGCGAAGGCGTCCATGGACAGACCCACGGCGATGACAAACAAATCCAAAAAACTCATGTGCAGCGCTCCTTTTGCTGGAAAAAATAAAAAATTACGGGTTTTTGTCGCGAAAAAAGGGCATACAAAAAGACGAGCCCCTATCTGCGTCAAAAACAGATAAGTCTCGTCATTTAAAACAAAGCCAGAAGCCCGCGCTTCAGTATGTTGACTTGGTTACGCAGTGCGCCGACTACTCCCTTATATGCATGGTACGATACCATACATTCCGCCCCGTGTCAAGCGCACAAGAGCCCAAAACGCGCCTCCTAAAAAATGGCAGTTTTTTTCCGTGTTCTTGTGCAGTTAGATATTGTCAGTGGAAAACTTTAATGGTATACTAAAGATAGTATAGAGTGTATCTGCCGCGCCGTCCGCGCGGCAGCCAAGCAATTTTTTTGATTCTTTATGATGACGGGAGCAAAGATGAAATACCGGAAAGAGAAATTAGAACGGCTTGCCAGAGTTGCCCACCTTTATTATGAGGAAAACAAGACGCAGGGAGAAATCGCGGACATGCTGCGCGTCTCCCGCCCGCTGGTCAGCCGCATGCTCAACGAAGCGCGAAGCATTGGCATTGTAGAAATCCGCGTGCGCTCGCTCACCTCCACACCGGAGATTCTGACAGAGCATCTGTGCCAAACCTACGGCCTGCACAGCAGCATTGTCGTGCCGGACGAGGAATCCGACGACGTCACCCATTACGCGATGGCGCAGCGTCTGCTGACGTACATATACGAACAAAATCCCGCCGTGGTCGGTGTCGGCTGGGGCACGGTCATCGGTCTCGCGGCGAAGCGGCTGGAGAGCATACAGGTGCCGCCCCTCTCCATCCAGACCATCTGTCCGCTGCTCGGCAACAGCAACGTGCTGTCGCGCCAGTACCATCCGGATGAACACGTCCGCATGTTCGCGGAGGCGTGCGGCGCGCAGCCGGTCTTTCTGCACGCCCCTGCGTACACCTCCAGCGAGGCGGACGCGAACATATTCCGCGAGACCGCGCAGTATCAGGCCGTGCTCAGCCAGTGGAAAAAGCTGGATTTGGCAGTGGTGGAAATTCACGACGACTCGATTGTGCAGCGCACCGGCTACTGCGGACAGGCAAACGCCGTCGGCTATGCCGCGGGCTACGGCATGGATACCGCGGGAAAAATGGTTTCCCTGCCGTACACCATCATGCGCATTCCGCTGGACATGCTGAAGCGGTGCCGCCGCATCATCGGCATCTGCACGGCGGACACGCGCATCCAGGCGCTGCAAAGCGTACTGCGCGCGGGACTCATCACGGATGTGCTGGCGCCGGAATCCGTCGCGCGGCAGCTTGTAAGCAAAACGCAATAACACACAGCGGTTCCCGTCTTTGGCAAAGACAGGAATCGCTTTTTTCTTGCCGCCGCATGCAAAAAAATAGTAAACTGATGGTAAGATGCTGTGGAAGGTTTGGGCGAGTTTGTGCCGGAAACTCCGTCAAATCCCTGTTTTTTCTGCCTGAAACGCGGAAAAAGTACAGGAACAACGTTCCGAATAGTTGACAAATTTTTTGGTGCATGGTAAACTTATTGACAGATGAAACGAAATTTTTCTGCGGCCTTCGGAACGAGCAGA is a window encoding:
- a CDS encoding GTP pyrophosphokinase, whose product is MAENKSEWGTQLIAAAPKRADPSLDPFKQMMSYYRCAAMEVETKFRVLDVQMSLNRENNPIESIKTRLKSPESIFEKLKRRDLPMTLSAIEENLNDIAGVRVICSFPEDIYLLADALLRQDDITLIERKDYIQNPKPNGYRSLHLIVEVPIFLRNETKRMRVEVQLRTIAMDFWASLEHKLRYKKGLEDSEDYQEISRQLKNCAEISAMLDRLMENIRGQIEGGREL
- a CDS encoding manganese efflux pump MntP, which translates into the protein MHMSFLDLFVIAVGLSMDAFAVSVCKGLSVRQLKFSHACTAGVYFGGFQFLMPLLGYALGVRFQQYITSIDHWIAFVLLALIGANMIKESRGEAEQLNDSFSFWTMLPLAVATSIDALAVGITFAFLQVSILPAVTVIGCTTFVLSAVGIKIGHVFGTRYQSRAELAGGIVLIALGCKILLEHLGILG
- a CDS encoding sugar-binding transcriptional regulator produces the protein MKYRKEKLERLARVAHLYYEENKTQGEIADMLRVSRPLVSRMLNEARSIGIVEIRVRSLTSTPEILTEHLCQTYGLHSSIVVPDEESDDVTHYAMAQRLLTYIYEQNPAVVGVGWGTVIGLAAKRLESIQVPPLSIQTICPLLGNSNVLSRQYHPDEHVRMFAEACGAQPVFLHAPAYTSSEADANIFRETAQYQAVLSQWKKLDLAVVEIHDDSIVQRTGYCGQANAVGYAAGYGMDTAGKMVSLPYTIMRIPLDMLKRCRRIIGICTADTRIQALQSVLRAGLITDVLAPESVARQLVSKTQ